From the genome of Papaver somniferum cultivar HN1 chromosome 2, ASM357369v1, whole genome shotgun sequence, one region includes:
- the LOC113350768 gene encoding uncharacterized protein LOC113350768 encodes MDSYPKSTLFEGFKSNMLGFNKNEKSQVIPSKELPDDLFEESLDPWRFSLIVRLNLQQTKFVDAAILLRRQWKLHGDCKLIPLGRGFFTIKLDNEVDRQYIKEGKWEVLNQILQVRKWISNFRPESQRTSKAIVWVRLPCLGLEFWSEKILFKICKEIGIPIKLDEATARCEVGYYANVLVEIDFAKTVPNKVWIGTKYGGFLQNISIPVFPKFCHTCKIVGHSIVECGIDTSKHQQASNMQNNMSPTPTNVQQQTPKVPHIPFDICDRSEVERSCSNTERRQSSSPDVNNMQILEEDIIISNIVTPVHTGGTSAPVNINSGRFHILNQEDNINVDEEIIADQENPKNSSSTEIPEVESIVKFVDVVSGKSSKNDNNNNRNNIEDIPKVLKITEENSL; translated from the coding sequence ATGGATTCTTATCCTAAATCCACTTTATTTGAAGGTTTTAAATCAAATATGTTAGGTTTTAATAAAAACGAAAAATCTCAGGTAATTCCTTCCAAAGAGTTACCTGATGATTTATTTGAAGAAAGTTTAGATCCTTGGAGGTTTTCATTAATTGTTAGATTAAATTTACAACAAACTAAATTTGTTGATGCTGCTATCCTTCTTCGTCGACAATGGAAATTACATGGAGACTGTAAACTAATTCCATTAGGGAGGGGTTTCTTCACAATAAAATTGGATAATGAAGTTGATCGTCAATACATTAAGGAAGGGAAATGGGAAGTTCTGAATCAAATTTTACAAGTAAGAAAGTGGATATCTAATTTCAGACCTGAAAGTCAAAGAACTTCAAAAGCAATCGTATGGGTGAGACTGCCATGTTTAGGTCTTGAGTTTTGGAGTGAGAAGATTCTCTTTAAGATCTGCAAAGAAATTGGTATACCAATTAAACTAGATGAAGCTACTGCAAGATGTGAGGTAGGTTATTATGCAAATGTCTTAgttgaaattgattttgcaaaAACTGTTCCTAATAAGGTTTGGATTGGCACTAAATATGGAGGTTTTCTTCAAAATATATCAATTCCAGTATTCCCTAAATTCTGTCACACTTGCAAGATTGTTGGTCACAGTATTGTTGAATGCGGAATTGATACAAGCAAGCATCAACAAGCAAGTAATATGCAGAATAATATGTCTCCTACACCTACTAATGTTCAACAGCAAACACCTAAGGTACCTCATATTCCTTTTGATATTTGTGATAGGTCTGAAGTTGAGAGAAGTTGTTCTAACACTGAAAGGAGACAGAGCAGTTCTCCTGATGTTAATAACATGcaaattcttgaagaagatattatTATTTCTAATATTGTTACACCAGTGCATACTGGTGGCACTTCTGCACCAGTTAATATCAACAGTGGAAGATTTCACATTCTTAACCAAGAAGACAACATCAATGTGGATGAAGAGATTATAGCTGATCAAGAAAATCCAAAAAATTCTTCAAGTACTGAAATCCCTGAGGTGGAAAGTATAGTTAAATTTGTTGATGTAGTTTCAGGAAAAAGTTCTAAAAATGATAACAATAACAACAGGAATAATATAGAAGATATTCCAAAAGTACTCAAGATAACTGAAGAAAATAGTTTGTAA